The segment GTAcccctcctccacacacacacacacacacacacacacacacacacacacacacacacacacacacacaggtcgaCTAAATTACAGTTATATCCAACTGTATTTGAAAACTAGACATTTAACACAgttaaaacacttttaaaagaGTAAACTCCATATTTTAAGTCAGAGAAGAAATGACTTGACATGTTGTGATTACATGATCTTGGAGCCATTACACTGCCAGGATGGGGAGATGTTGAGAGTTTTGTCTATGTGAAAAGTGTCAGACAGATgcagtttcctccgcagggcgCCTCGTCCAGCCTGGTGGTGAAGTTTGCCGATTCAGAGAAGGAGCGAGGGCTTCGGCGGATGCAGCAGGTGGCCTCTCAACTGGGGGTCATCAGTCCCATGACCCTGCACCTCGGGGCCTACAATGCCTACACACAGGCCGTGAgtaacaccaacacacagacataGACACATTTCTTCAGAAACACACATTGAGTGTCTCTCAGAggtccatatatatatatatatatatatatatattcacaaTGAAACACAGAGCAAATAAGGTTATGTTTTATGTCCTTTGTGCCCACTGATGGTCTGTGAAGATCAGTTACAATATTTGTGATTGGTCGACAATATAAAAACAGTTGgctgtggaaaaaaaggttgGGAAGCTCCAACTTTACGGATATTTTACTCAGAGAAATAATTCACtggcaaaatgaccatttgtatcaATTCCTCGCCGCATgttcctgaaaaaaaaagaatccaaaaaagccgaacattcttcatgaagTGAAGTCATAGGAgatcacatttaacaacagcaaaactacaccaaagcatcagtttacaatataaaaatatgcaAGAAATGTCTTCAGTTTTAGTGTTTGTCAATTTGGTCAAATTTGTCAAGGCAACAAGCACGAGAAGGCATTTGTGCATCTGTTTACTAAATCTGGGATGTCTACATGACTGAGAGTCAGTTGCTCTCACAAAGTGTTATAACTTGTATTGTAATACCTGTTCTGAACTTATTAAATTGTGACCCTGACAAATAGCCCCTGTGtgataataaaagaaaataaaactaatcatgaaactaataaaaacaaaacatttaaagaagataaaaactaaattaaaacaagcaaacaccCTGAAACTAACtgcaactgaactgaactgaattgaaaacaaaaacaaaaaatgaaataacaataaaaaataatgaaaaaaaaccaCGATAATTCTGAACTGGATAAACAAGACTTGGATTATAGCGCACGATTTGTGTGAGAgctttaaacagatgttttgacatagttttgctgtaAATGTGAGCCTCAATgaccttttttggattttctgttcattgtaatgaacagaaaaacaatgttttattttatgaattaAAGGTAACACCCATGAGTAACTGATATGCTAATAgttattttgtgggtgaagtattccagTCAAAGCTGATGttacaaaaagtgaaaaatatttgACTCGAAATCTACAAAGCGTTCTGGCAATCAAACCTTACTCAATGTGTCCCATGTGATTCTAGTAGAAGAGTTGTAATGTCATACAAGATGATTTTAACAGGAAAAACTGCAGTTTACAATGTAGAGTAAAGCCACATTACAGCTCTCACTGTTGATTGACCGTTTACTGCAAATGGCTTCAGATTTGGCTCATTTACAGTCGTTCACTTTGTGATGTTTAAGGAGGCCTGACAACATGTTTTAGCCATAATGGGCGTATTGATTTATCGTGATGTTCTGCTCTTCAGTAAAAAGTTAAACTAAAACCCAAAATGAAATTGCTTTCTGAAAAAGGTCATTTTCTGTGCAGGTGCATTTAAAACAACACGAAAGCAGAGGCAGGATTTAATACGATCATTCCGCCCTCACGGCGCAGACACAGAGCTCACTACGTCATGTAGAGAACAATTATAACCTGATCTGGCCGGAGTGACTGATTATGAAGATCATGAAACGTCTGGGCAGGTCTGCACAAACAGAGCGAGTCACCAAGGACAGCTGGTCGGTCTGTTCTGTTGCAACGTGCAGAGATGTGGCCTTCAAATATATTGACTCCTGACTGAGGTTCAGACCTGAGATGCTGCGGTTATTTCAAACATGCTCgattttgatgttttgtgtctagTTAATAATGGAAATCTTAACAATATGTGACAATTGTAATCTACAAAAATTACTCACTAAATGTCTTGTGTTGAGCATTTTCAATTGTCTCCTATTTTAGGTTAGATTACTCTCAAACTtggcacacaaaaacacagacagatccCTCTAAACACACTCCAAACACCAAATATCTtgactccctctctcccctcctctctgtttctctctctgtcctccagtTGATGCAGCAGCAGGCCCTGGTGGCGCAGTCGGCCTACCTCTCTCCTGTTGCCACGGTGGCAGCGGTTCAGATGCAGCAGCTCGCCGCCCTCAACCCCAGCAGCATTATTGCCACGCCGATCGCATCCATCACCCCCTCCTCAGGTAATGAGAGGCAGAGATGTCTGGCCCCGGCCAGCCTTGATTAGATTTCTGTTTGAAATATGAGGACAGATACACAAGGAGAGCTGGACCTAAGAggacaaaataacaaacatctattttgtagggttttttttctttttcagtctgtCATGATGTTAGCCATGTTAGCTTTAGTAAAATGGTGAGTGAGCTAGAGCACCTTCACCCTGTATGTACTTGTTCAGTTTGTATTATAGCCATGTTGACACtgtaaaaaaatcagtattcaATGTAGaattgtgttaaacacacttaaGCAGCAACTTTAACTAATGAAACTGTAAACAGCAAATGTAGACATTCATGTCTCCCTCAGGATCagttgtaataactttggtgatcccttggCTAATTAATCTAGTGCTACCATCAGGCCAAAAAAAATTTAATGTGTCCAATACTTTGATTCATGACCAACATTTATCAGCTGTagctgttttttgtgtttagtgctaattagcaaatgttagtaTGTTAAACTAAGATGATTATCATGGTAAACGTTACCTGcttaaaggtgccctgtggagtCGTTGTATTTACAGTGAATGATATTCACCAAAATGCACTCTGTGTGTCCTCGAGGTCTCACAAATGCATTTCCTCTCTCGTGAAACATTTgcaaaagctgttgtttttaaaacgtattttaaatcctgcattgtttacatccatgtttactAGCTTGCACTCCTCAGACCTGGACACATGCCATGTTATTAGTGCCCTCAAATCCACTGTTGTTAATGTAGATGTGTGGAAGGTGCACTCAAAGCGACACAGTCTTGGTGGACTAGCGTTCTCAAGCACCTGTGCTTCAGTATGTGTCAGCTGCGCCCGGAGATGAACATACCCACACTGCATGATGACCCCCTCATGTGCCGAGGAACAACCAGCACAGCTACAGATACATatttcttccgtaaatatcagtccacagtaaatatggaggagttgatcattttagtgcagggctactcAGAGCTTTCACGGTCTGTCttacagaaaatattttaagaCACACTTGGGTTAGCGGGTTATGGTCGCTAAGCAAGACAGGTGCAACCTCCCTTTGCacccttgaaagttggcacaacAGTAGAATTACATCCACTACGTGATGCCATCAGGCCCAAAAAggctttttcccatagacttacatgaGACAACTGTAAATCAGTGGGTGCTGCTTTTTGGATGTCTCAACTCCTgcgaaatgactcgtttcaatatcaggatttgatcaactcagtctgataacatttggaaagtctagaagagccacattgtattcccattcaagttagcagagtgctaaaaAGGAAGTAGCCAGCTCAGCCGGCAGAGAtctctagtgcgcctgctctacaagtaattttatatttttattttttattttgcgccactgagcaacttttatagaAATGAACAGGGTCcttcctccaacactgtatccagttctctttatacatccatgggtaAAAGATGCAGCATGTATCCTTGGCTGTTTTCATCTTCCCTGGCTTTGTAGGCACATTGCTTTGTTTCTTTGCACACTACAGCCACCTGGAGGTCGGTGGAATAGTGTGAAACTGTTGGCAGAACTGTGTATCACTGTCCCCACGTGCATCAGAAAAAATGTTCCGTAGCACTACTAAAGGTCAgaaactccacagggtacctttaacatcagcacatttgctttgtcattgtgagcatattagcatcctgatgttagcatttagctcaaagcacgaCTGTGCCAAAGACCAATCAATCATATAAAAGTGAAATCAAATAATTTTCTTATTATTGAAagtcttctcttttctttgtctcgTTCTAAATCCTGTATTCATGTTGTCGATTGAATTCATTTGAGTAAAAACAAATGCCTTAAACACGTCTCCAGGTACCAGCACTCCACCCTCCATCTCAGCCACACCTGTTCCTGCTCTGCCTCCACCAATCGCAGTGAACAGCTACGCCTCTGTGCCAGCTCCACCCAACGGCCAATCAGCAACTGAGGCCCTGTACACCAATGGGGTTCATGCCTATCAAGGTACGGCCACAACGTCCCTCCCAGCAGCTACACTGGAAAGTAAAGAATAACTGCTGTCATAAAGTATTCCTCCACAGATTCACAGGCTTCCTGTTTTGATGTGCAACTGTGAGAGCCTAATCAAGAGGAAATGAAATTAAAGCACTGAATGTTATTTGGAGCGTGCTGATGTGCCCCAAATAGCATtcagaatttttttcttttggtgtgCATATAGCAGTTGGTGACGATGTGTTTACTTCTCTACAGCTCAGAGTCCTGTCCTGGATCCCCTGCAGCAAGCTTATACAGGCATGCAGCACTATACAGGTGAGCCTCACTGTGTCCTAAGCTGTATATATTGTTTGAAGTGTCACTGTTTGTTGAAGACAAACAAGgacataaaaataatctcaCCAGTGTACATAACATTTGACCACTGCATGTCAGATTTTTGCAGTTTCAGTTCTTAGAAATAACCCTCCAGTCCGTGTAACCAGCATGCAAAACAGTTTTATGTAACATAATGGGATGCAGCTACATTACCTTTGCACTCCCCGACTCCCCAACACTGCATGTGCAAAGTAGCAATTTACACCCAAAGTCAAAACATGCACATATATTACAAAACGTAAATACTTGCAGCTCTATAGGATGAGTCATACAGCTCCAACTAAATGCAAAGTATCTCCCGGTTTTAGCAAATCTGTAGGTGGGAGTGTGGCTCTGTCAGATGTTGTTTTGAGGAGAAAAACTGATTAGTTTGCAGTCACACTCTCTTCTGCCTCACTGCTGCTCCCTGCTCACCTGTTCCTCCTCCCCTTCAGCCACCTACCCTGCTGCCTACGGCCTGGTGGGACAGCCATTCCCCCACCAGCCGACACTGGTGGCTCAGCAGCCGCAGCaaccacagcagctgcagcaacgAGAAGGTAAACTCAAAGTACTGTGCACAAAAGTGGAATAATCATATCTGAAAGGAACATTCCAGTGGTTCCACATGTTTAAGCCCATTTACCGcaaatcacacacacttactttaCATCACAGATAACATTATTGCCATTCtaggtgtgtgttttcattcatttctgtatgGAAATGTGTCAGCAGAGTTTTACAACTTGAATTAAATCATTTATCACTTTCCAGATAAAGTCTGCATTCATTTTGTCAAaagcagggctgcaactaatgattatttctaTTACTGACCAATCTGTGCAGCATTTCTTCATGTATTTGATTATTGTTTAGTCTATAAACTGTATGAAAATTTCAGAATATGTCCACCActatttcccagagcccaaaatGACATCTTCAGatctcttgttttgtctgatcaaGGGTCCAAAAATTaatttacaatgatataaaacaccCCTAAAGCTCATTAATTAGTGTCGGtatgcagattttgttaccttcagactgctaagctaaactaactCGCTGCTGGCTGTAGATTAGGGCTTCAActaagttatttttattatcgaTTTATCTGCTGAATATTTTCACGATTAATCAATGAAAGCTGTAgttgtttacttttatttaaaaataactttttttcatatttgctgaaactgccACTATATGTCAGTAACACAAACCCTACTCCTGTAAATACTAGTCTTCATAGGTTTTCTTTTAGGCCCTTTACTAGATTTGAAGTGCTCAGTGCTCTTTATAGTCTTGATCCTAGGCAGTCTACAGGGGCTGATAATTTGAACCCTCGACTTCTGACACTAGCTGCACCTTTTATCGTTGACGTCTTGTTGCACatttttaatctgactcttttaACTGATTGTATTCCTAATATATGGAAAACAGCATTTGTAACTCCTCTGCACAAAGGTGGCCCCTCAAATGAACTGAATAATTACCGCCCAATTTCAAAACTACCCTGCTTGGCGAAACTATTAGAACGTCTGATAAGCAACCAAATTAGATCTTTTTTATCTGAACATGAAGTTTTAAACATctatcagtctggttttagacCTGGGCATAGCACTGTGTCAGCAATTGCTAAGGTTATGAACGATATCGCTCAAGCACTAGACAGTAAACTTGATTGTGTTGCCCTTTTTATTGACCTTTCTAAGGCCTTTGACTCGGTTGACCATACTATCCTTCTTGAGCGTCTGCATAATATTGGGCTTGATTACAAGTCATGTAAATGGGTTGAGAATTATTTATCTGGTAGATCACAAGCTGTGATTAGTGATGGTTTCACATCGGAATTCTTGAATATATACAAAGGGGTTCCGCAGGGTTCTGTTTTAGGACCTctgttattttctatttatatcAATGATTTTAATTGTGGTATCAAAAATAGCTCAATTCATCTTTACGCTGATGATTCAATCATATATTCTTTTGCTCCCTCTGTTGAAATAGCTCTGAGTAATTTACAAGATGACTTCTGTTGTATCCAAAGCACTCTGACTGATCTTAAATTGGTTTTAAATCCAGGAAAATCAAAGTACatgattttcacaaaaaaacgcACTGCTGACTTAAATAAGATCAGCCTTGCTACTGCTGATGGGACTCCCTTGGAAAGGGTTTCCTGTTATAAGTACTTGGGTATCTGGATCGATGACAAATTGtcttttaatttacatgttgcAGAACTTTTAAAGAAGCTGAAGCCTTTATTGGCATTCTTTTATAGAAATAAATCCTGTCTACCTCAGCACTGTAGAAAGCAATTAGTACTTGCTACCTTTTTATCGGTTTTAGATTATGGTGATATTATTTATATGCATGCTTCTCCCTCTATTCTTAAACCACTTGACACAATTTATCATTCTGCTATTAGATTTATTACTGGCGATGGGTTCATGACCCATCACTGCCAACTCTATCAGAATGTAGGCTGGACTTCCCTGGCTCTGAGAAGGGAGCAACACTGTATATTGTTTATCTATAAGGCATTGCTTAAAAAACTTCCTCTCTATTTATTGAGCTTACTGAGTTTTCGATCTTTTAACTACCCCACTCGTGCACAAAACTCACTGGCTCTTAATATCCCAACTGTTAGAACGGAGGTAGGAAAAATTGCTTTTGGTTATTTCGCTCCTCTTAAATGGAATAATCTGCTGTCTCAGCTTCAGTTGGATACATTGATtccttttaatcattttaaacgCATTCTTATTGACCTCATGCTTTCTGAATGTACATGTACTTGTTGATTTCATTATATGCTTCTGTTGTGtgtatattattgttattgataCGTATTGTAATGTGTAttgaattgtattttattgtactgtAATCAGGGCGCCATTGGAAATGAGAGCTCGCTCTCAATTGGCCCtccctgaataaataaaggtgataaaataaatattcacacagcactaaatgagacagataaacCTGCTTGTGcgctgtggtcaaactgtcaaactaggcagtgctgattaaatatggatcaagattctgtaactgcacTTCTTATTGCTGCCTCAAATGtgctcagaaacatattttagtgtactgttaagCTGTAAAAGAAGAACATGTGCTGCAGCAGGTAGGCAGTGCTTGGTACATCGGTCAGAAgtatccaacatggcagccaggGTACAAACTTATTCGGTTTCTGAAAACATATGAGGTaaagtaacagaatcttgattcatatttgatcagcgccgCCTAGTTTGatagtttgactgcagtttacgagcagtgattgagatgactgacagctgtgttagagactcctcagctcttatttgtttttctggGCACAGCAGTAGATTCTAGCGAATGCCATTAGAGGCattaggaagaggaggaggatttttttttttgtattgattgacagtttcagcaattATGATACAGAGTTATTTTCACTACTGTAACTGTGTAATAGCTTCAGCTTCAATTGTTGTTAATTGTCTAtataatgtcaaaaaaatatgaaaaatggtCACTACAATTTCCTTGAGCCCTAAGTGACGTCTTCAGATTTCTtcttttgttcaaccaacaaccaaaaacccaaagactctctataaactgtcaaaaatgacaaagaaaagcaacaaatttTCACATTAACGAAACTGGAAGGAGCGAATGTttaacatttttgcttgaaaaatgacagaaatgtttaatcaattatcaaagtagttggtaatttattttctgtctaatccattaatcaactaatcattgcagctctactgTAGACTCATATTTACTGTTCAGACACTTGAGCTGTATCGGTCTAACTCACAGAGGGACaatgaataaatgcattttGCAAAATGGAACTATTCCTtcaaactgtgtttaatatttgattttgtgTCATCTGTTCTACTATTCTGCacttgttttagttttttgttttctttttactttcctGACTTGTCAAGTAAAGCATCTCTGGgaatctataaataaataaaatgtattataattGTTGCATACCGTGTTACTCTCACTGACTCCACAGTGCAGTTTTCACTGAGCCGTCTTGTCTTGTCATGTCATATCCGTGTCGTCGTGTCTCTCCTCTATTTGTGTTCAGGTCCTGAGGGCTGCAACATCTTCATCTACCACCTGCCACAGGAGTTCACCGACTCCGAGATACTGCAGATGTTCCTTCCCTTCGGAAACGTCATCTCTGCAAAGGTCTTTGTCGACCGTGCCACCAACCAGAGTAAATGCTTTGGTGAGTCACTCTGATGGTTGTTGTCATTTTCGCTTTATTTACTTtcacctttgtttttttctcctagAAATGAAGCTGCCAGTGTTGAGTGTTTAATTTCTTCATTCTGTCACTTCCCCCTCAGGTTTTGTGAGTTTTGACAACCCATCCAGCGCCCAGACTGCCATCCAGGCCATGAACGGCTTCCAGATCGGCATGAAGAGACTGA is part of the Epinephelus moara isolate mb chromosome 22, YSFRI_EMoa_1.0, whole genome shotgun sequence genome and harbors:
- the celf3a gene encoding CUGBP Elav-like family member 3 isoform X2, whose product is MKEPDAIKLFIGQIPRNLEEKDLKPIFEQFGKIYELTVIKDKYTGMHKGCAFLTYCARESALKAQNALHEQKTLPGMNRPIQVKPADSESRGDRKLFVGMLGKQQTDSDVRKMFEPFGSIEECTVLRGPDGTSKGCAFVKYQSNAEAQAAINALHGSRTLPFPPQGASSSLVVKFADSEKERGLRRMQQVASQLGVISPMTLHLGAYNAYTQALMQQQALVAQSAYLSPVATVAAVQMQQLAALNPSSIIATPIASITPSSGTSTPPSISATPVPALPPPIAVNSYASVPAPPNGQSATEALYTNGVHAYQAQSPVLDPLQQAYTGMQHYTATYPAAYGLVGQPFPHQPTLVAQQPQQPQQLQQREGPEGCNIFIYHLPQEFTDSEILQMFLPFGNVISAKVFVDRATNQSKCFGFVSFDNPSSAQTAIQAMNGFQIGMKRLKVQLKRPKDANRPY
- the celf3a gene encoding CUGBP Elav-like family member 3 isoform X4 translates to MKEPDAIKLFIGQIPRNLEEKDLKPIFEQFGKIYELTVIKDKYTGMHKGCAFLTYCARESALKAQNALHEQKTLPGMNRPIQVKPADSESRGDRKLFVGMLGKQQTDSDVRKMFEPFGSIEECTVLRGPDGTSKGCAFVKYQSNAEAQAAINALHGSRTLPGASSSLVVKFADSEKERGLRRMQQVASQLGVISPMTLHLGAYNAYTQALMQQQALVAQSAYLSPVATVAAVQMQQLAALNPSSIIATPIASITPSSGTSTPPSISATPVPALPPPIAVNSYASVPAPPNGQSATEALYTNGVHAYQAQSPVLDPLQQAYTGMQHYTATYPAAYGLVGQPFPHQPTLVAQQPQQPQQLQQREGPEGCNIFIYHLPQEFTDSEILQMFLPFGNVISAKVFVDRATNQSKCFGFVSFDNPSSAQTAIQAMNGFQIGMKRLKVQLKRPKDANRPY
- the celf3a gene encoding CUGBP Elav-like family member 3 isoform X1, with amino-acid sequence MKEPDAIKLFIGQIPRNLEEKDLKPIFEQFGKIYELTVIKDKYTGMHKGCAFLTYCARESALKAQNALHEQKTLPGMNRPIQVKPADSESRGEDRKLFVGMLGKQQTDSDVRKMFEPFGSIEECTVLRGPDGTSKGCAFVKYQSNAEAQAAINALHGSRTLPFPPQGASSSLVVKFADSEKERGLRRMQQVASQLGVISPMTLHLGAYNAYTQALMQQQALVAQSAYLSPVATVAAVQMQQLAALNPSSIIATPIASITPSSGTSTPPSISATPVPALPPPIAVNSYASVPAPPNGQSATEALYTNGVHAYQAQSPVLDPLQQAYTGMQHYTATYPAAYGLVGQPFPHQPTLVAQQPQQPQQLQQREGPEGCNIFIYHLPQEFTDSEILQMFLPFGNVISAKVFVDRATNQSKCFGFVSFDNPSSAQTAIQAMNGFQIGMKRLKVQLKRPKDANRPY
- the celf3a gene encoding CUGBP Elav-like family member 3 isoform X3; this encodes MKEPDAIKLFIGQIPRNLEEKDLKPIFEQFGKIYELTVIKDKYTGMHKGCAFLTYCARESALKAQNALHEQKTLPGMNRPIQVKPADSESRGEDRKLFVGMLGKQQTDSDVRKMFEPFGSIEECTVLRGPDGTSKGCAFVKYQSNAEAQAAINALHGSRTLPGASSSLVVKFADSEKERGLRRMQQVASQLGVISPMTLHLGAYNAYTQALMQQQALVAQSAYLSPVATVAAVQMQQLAALNPSSIIATPIASITPSSGTSTPPSISATPVPALPPPIAVNSYASVPAPPNGQSATEALYTNGVHAYQAQSPVLDPLQQAYTGMQHYTATYPAAYGLVGQPFPHQPTLVAQQPQQPQQLQQREGPEGCNIFIYHLPQEFTDSEILQMFLPFGNVISAKVFVDRATNQSKCFGFVSFDNPSSAQTAIQAMNGFQIGMKRLKVQLKRPKDANRPY